CCTTCTAGGTGATTGTCGATGGTGCGTATGCTCTGCATTCAACACTAAGATCATTACTTGATATCCGGGTTGCTGTGGTAAACATGATAATTCCTTACTTTCTGTAAGTTATTTTTGTTAAGACTTATTGGCAGAACAGTAATCTTACCTGTTGAGTAACCTTGCAAAATGAGTTTCAGGTTGGTGGCGTTCATTTTAGCCTACTCTCTAAAGTTCAGCATGATATTGGAGATTCTTGCTCATTGGATTATCTGATCGACAGCATATTTCCATTGTTTAGGAAGCACATTGAGCCAGACCTGCATCATGCACAAGTACACCCTTGTCTATCCATAGCTGTTACCTTCTTCTGATTTCTGGCATTCGTTCAGTTCTTTGGTCATGATGTTTCCTAGTGATCTACTGGTGCAGATTAGGATTGATAACAGCTTTGTCTGTTCATTCCGAGAACCTTACTACAAGCTAAAGTGCAAAAATGAGGTCAGCAAAGGATTACTGTTGACTAGTACTATTTTTAATATCAATTTGCTGCTTATTTCATGCAGGATCAATTATTTCAATCTTGATTTTTATTAATGTAGTTCTCTTGACTTCCTGCCCTTGAGTGAATGAAAGTTATTTTTTTCCCATCTGTGGTGGTATTTTTGTTTTGTTGTGATGAATAATCATATTATTCGGGAATCAGTAATATTGTGTCAGCATCCTCTTTTGTTAGTCCTTGCACCAGTAAATTCTGATAACACTTCCTGCTAGAAGGTTCTTAATGCTTAGTTCTGAACACATAGTATTGCCTGTAGTGGACTTCTAGCTTTGGTGAGTCTAGCACAACAATCAGCAATACTAGCAAATTTGGAGCTGCACCGTGCCAGGTGCTGGCACCAGCCAAGCTTATATATCCAGTCACATCTTCACATGATCACCACAATCAACAGATAGTTAGGAAATTGCTTGCTTTTCCAGTTTGTTAGGATTATTGAAGGTTTTGAGATTTATGTATCCTATCTTTAGGATAGCTGTGATTAGCTACCATTTATTTGGGCCTTATCACGATTTAAGGAGTGGAGGCATATCGATTTCAACTAAGGAAGAATATTATATGCAATATGTTCTTATACCTTGTCCTTCCTCAGCATGTCCTGCCGCCATACAGCTCCTAGGATCACACACCCTTGCGCCTCCCATTTCTACTTCCTGCTCCAGTTCTGTGTCAGCCTATAACAACTGGTCAGCCAGAATCTGGCTTGCACTTTGAAGTATGCCACCTAAGATTCGTTGAATTTCTGTTCTTAGCTGGAAAACTCTTCAGTCATTGCAAGAATGATATCTGTCTACTCCCTCTTGCACTAGTTACCTGATCATTATGTGATGTTTCATGACAAAAATACTGCTGTTTAAATTTAGTGTGATGTTCATATTTGAATGCTAATTTGATAGTGCTGCTTTTGCAAACAGTTGCATTTCAATCTTTGTGTTTTTAGTCTATGTGTGATCAAATTGGTCAGAACTGTAAATtgcaaaatgaaaaaaaaaagtttgCCTTGGAGAGCACACTGGTTTCAGAAAATTTTACATGTGGCCAATGCTGTATCAGAGATGCCATAGTTATGGACCTACTTTacatttgaaatattaaatttGAAGACCTTGACTGAAATGTCACGTTTTACTCATTCTCATTATCAACATTTCATTTGAAGCAGCCTTTGTTTTTATCCTTACATTGCAATACCCAGCAAAATTAAGCTTCAGTACACAATTATAATGTGCTTACTAATTGCTTGCTTGTAGTTATGCTTATTCTTTGTACCTACTTATATTCTTTGTTTTTTTTaacttttcttattttattgtaGTCACCAGATGGCACAAAATTCTATTCTTTTGACCAAAATAAAGCAGAAACTGAGAAGTGAGTGCATCCTCTTGAACCTCTTAATTTACTTGCACACTCAGCAGTAGTAGTTATGACAGTTTAAGTTTTTTTTTGATAACAATGACAGTTTAAAAGTTGTCATAGTCGTGGTATATATTGTAGGAGTGTGCGATCCCACAATCGTATGCTTGGACTTAACCTAAATTGGTTCATGGATAGGAACTTAATAAAATCAATAATTATTTATGCTCAGGATTGGTTGTAGCGTAATCCTTACTACAAACTATGCCAGCATTAATATGAATTTGTTGACACTTCCATTACTTCTAATTCTTAGTTTATTTTTCTTTCATTCTCAGTCTGCATATCTAAGAAATATTTTGCTTCATTCAATAGAAGAATTGGAATTAAATAAATGCATCCATTTTGAACATGAGCAGCATAGACACTTATATCCTACAACACTTATTCTACATGAGGCTGTGTAAGCCACTCAAAACTTAATTTTTTTTAGTACATGGGGTTGCTCGGATTCATGGTCAATGTGGTAGACTTTGCATGCGTACAAAAACCTTGTCATTGATTTTCATTTGAGAcatatgtgattttataaatcTGGCAGGATCCTGACAGCCTTGGTAGAGTTCCCTTGTACCTTCATATGTGTGTTCATTTTAGTTTGTGACAACTGGTTTGTTAATTTTTCCAGCTTTATTGAGATGTACCTTAGGCCACCTTTTACTTCTGAAGAAATGAAGATCGATGATTGGATTAAAGTTAGACAATGTGGAATAAGATACTACTTATCTCTTGGAGACCAGAGGATTGTTGACAAATACTTCATAATTCGTCCAAAAGCTGAGTTTGAGGTATTCATTGATCTTAAAAGGAACTGTTCTATTTTTCTTTAAGTTGCTGAACAAGAACTTAAAACTTGCATTGGTTTATCATTCTGGGAAGAGAATTGGTGCTTGCTGACTAAGGTGAAATAGTATGTGTTTGCCATAGGTCCAGGAAACCGTTACATGCAACCCCCACCCCCTgcgccccaccaccaccacacacacacacaaaaaaaaaaagcctACGTATATGGCAAGCTGTGCTAGCTCTTTGACTCTCGCATCAGGCAGGTCTCTTCCCCAGCCAACAAGCACCCATTGAATACTTGGTGATGCTCCGTTTAACACAATCATTATGTTCTTTTCTTATCAACCAAGCTCAAGCTCCCAGATTACTAGGGAGTTGACCCTTTCTCAACAATTTGTCCACCCTTGTACTTGCCATCATCCACCAATCAGATAGGATATTTCAGCCCCTTTTGGCAATAGGTCAGGCATCCAATGATTAGTTCTTGTGATGTTAGGCTACTTGATTCTTTTTTGAACTTGCAGTTTCATTAAGAACTATTTGTTCTTAAGTGATTTCATCCTTTCCATGACAAAAGAAGTTTATCTTAAATATTTTGTGTCTGCTTTTATGTCTCCATATAAAACAATATAACTTAGAAGGTAAACTTGGTGATATTCATGAATGTTTGATAATTGTTGTCTCAGTTGCAATTGTTTCTGATTTAAGCTCTGCTTTAAGGGTATGGCTTATAATGTGTAGGAATGATGTAATTGGTGTGTAATTCGTGTGGGTCTTGTAAGGGTTCTTAGCCTCCTTTCATTCTTCTTATTATAATGATGCGCATCCCACCTGCGTGTTTGAGAAAAATGTGTAGGATGCTGGGATTAAGTAGTTTATTTTCACTAGTATCTGAACCAGCAATGTATATATCCACCAGCAGGAAAGTGCGGAAAATCTAAAGAAGTGGAATATGTAAATCTGAGTGGTAATACTACTCGAAGTAGAAATTACATATCATCATAGAAATGTGTGTAACTACAATTTGTTTGTGCTGCGAGATATTGCAAGTGATCGGCAATAACATTTAAACACAATTTCTTATGTAGAAATATATTTTATTACATTATTGCATTTAAGTCAGTCTCAGTCACAAGTAACCAATGTTTTTATTGTCAATCTGGGTGAAGCCCTCCTTAAATAAAGAGAGAAATTATTTCATGGGAGCACCTTGTACCACTTAAAATTACGCAATGTAAGTGCACATTCTGACCGTGCGGCATGTTTCTGAATTATTTCAGGTTGGGCGGACAACTCTTGGAGGATTGTTGGCCTTGGGATACAGTGTTGTTGTTAGCTTTAAACGTACAAGCACGTCTGTCAATAGAGATCAATTACTGATAGCAGCAGAGACCATTGACACCCTGAATGAGACCTTTTTGGTGTTAAAGGGCCCAAGTAGAAAGGTATTCATTCTTCAATACTATTACTAGGTGATGAGTTACGACTCGATTGTGCTCTGCGGCACACTCAATTTATTTCAAGAGTCTTGGGAATAAATTAATCAAACATGATATCCATTTGCGGGTTTTGTCACCTACCATTTTATGACCATCCTTGAATCTGATAAGTGCTAATACCCTTTATCTTGTGCTCAAATTGGTTTATTTCATCTTCTTGTTGATTTTCAACTATGTATGATTTTTGGCTTAAAATATTTAGTGTGGCTTTTGTTGCTTGTGGCCTTATAATCCATCAATATTTCCTTTAATGCTCATTTATTACCTTTTCATATAAAATATTTAGAGGACTGAGATTGACACTTTATATTATATTTTCCTCCTAGGTCATTAATAAGAGATATCTTTGTTCCTTGAACGCGCTCGAGAGCTTCACATcattatattaagaagaaaagGAGTCTAAGAATACTCGTAGAACCTAATGCTCGTTTGGGATGCTAATTACATTGTGGCTTGCAGAATAAAACTAAGACATGACCATTGACCAGATAAACTCTCATGGCCACATGCTATTGAGGCCTTTGACCCTGACATACACCACAATTTAGCTACTATTTTTTTTCTCTAACACGAGGAGAGCTGTGCATCATTACACCACTCACTCCACACCCTCACACCAAACAACTAACATACACTTACCTTTTAACACGTACAGTCTCTAATGTCTTGCATGATAATGCTGAAATTAGGCAAGGCACCCTCAAAAACATAACTATTCCTGTGCTATTAATAAGAGATGTCATTAACATACATCAACTATTTGTTATACCTGTTTACTTCTAAGAAACTTATGAATTGTAACTATTCAGGTACCAGTTCACAACATCCATTTTCTTCTTGTTTGGCTATAAGACCCTATATGCTGTCTGTTATAGATGAGTAATCGAAAGATTAATGTTCCTAATTGCTACTGCTGTCATTGTGCTGTCAAATTGTTCCAAGCGGAGAAATATCTGTGATTATGAATTCTTATTGATCACGTATTAATTTCATGTTTGTTGTGATTGAACCTTGGATAAAGCTTGAAAAAATTTAACTGACTTACATAATTTAGATTGTTGCAGCAGAAGCTTCCAAGCTTGGTATAAAGGGACCATGGATCACAAAGTCATACCTAGAAATGATATTGGATAGCAAAGGTATAGATCTCTAATATTCCCTTAGTTTGCAACCAGACCAGCTTGCTAATAAGTTCTTTATTGATCATAGGGGTTCCACGACTCAATACACCGCCACCAGTCTCTAGCACACTTCTAACTGAAAGCCAAGAAAAGAAAATTGCTGCACCTAAACCAATTCGTGTTTCTGCTGAAAACGTTACAAATCTTGATGACTTGATGCAACCGTGGACAAGATCCCCGCCCAAAAAGTTGGAGCAGGAACATATTCTGGCAAAATGGCAGTTTATCCCAGGTTGTGAACTTTAACTTTGCATAGGAATTTGTGATACTGTTTCCATGGACTATTTTGGAAAGAAAAAGAGGAGGCTTAGGACCACAGCTTCCAATGAATAGCTTGTAATGATTATCTATTACATGTTTTCAGATTCTTCTTCAAGATGTAATGTCCAGCTAGCTCCTCTGCCAGATTCTTATGACTTGGATAGGGGCCTCCTTCTATCAGTTCAAGCAATTCAGGTAAATGGAGCCTTAAGTCTATGCATGCCAATTGTTAATTTACATACATATTTAACAGATATCACATAATTGTGTATTATGTTATCTGTCAGGCATTGTTGGAGAACAAAGGATATCCTGTCATTGTTGGGATTGGTAATGCCTCCATCTTTATTTTTCGAACATAGTCGAATTGTGTTTCGCATTTGGACTCAAAAGTTGTAGACCAAACATCTGCCTCAGCTAAAAAGGGTATACAGGATTGCAGCTGGCTTGGAAACCATTTAAGTTTCCTTAAAAATCCAAATATTCATAATAGTAATTTCACATTCTCATATTCACTTGCAATGAGTTCACACACTGAAGTATTTTAGAACTATTGGCTCTTACTGGTTTGTCAGGATCCTAAATGAATGAGTTTCCAGTGATGGTAGGCTTTTATGACTGGCAAAACACCAAAAGTTCCGGATACAGTTATGGGGAAAAAATGTACTTGTTCTGAGTGTGAGTGGTGTATGCTGTGATGGATGCTAAGATTTGGGCAGAATCTCATTTCATCACTGTATACTTTTGGGAATCTGGTTAAACCAAGTATTACTATTGTAGTATCATTGGTAGGCTTATCACTTTTATGATTCTCCACTTGTTCCATATCATGCTATCCTTTTGTCGATTTAAATGTCAGTACATCCATTGATTCTGATCCGTGACGGTAACTGCTTAGGTGCACCTCAATTGTTGTGAAAAAGGAGACCTAAAGGATGAGTTGGCACCTTAGGGAATACCTTATAGACATTGGACCTAAAGAATGAGTAGTGGGAAGGAAAAAAATAATTGCCATTTATGTTTTTTATTAATACATGAATCATGTCTTAAAGCCCACCCGCAGGACCTTAGCCTCATCACCAATTCTTAAGGCCCATGGTGACCTTATACAATAGTTAGGAAAAATATTGGGGAAAGAGTTCCCCATATCACACTACTAGATCTAGCACTCGTGtaaaaaggagaaaaagatCCAGTATATTGTTACTGGAGCATGAGAATTACTCGGTTAATCAAATGCATTTTAATTTTCAAATTATTCAGACAATCATGTCAGGCTTAAGATCTCAGGAGGTAAAAACTTTAGCCTTCGTTGTTGGGTTAGTCACCTCTGTAGCTGATTCTTTATATCAATTTTGTGTCTTTTGGTGTTTCTGCTATACTTTCTATCTTGCATCATGTTTCATTAGAAAATTTCATTTGAGGATTTTTATACATGCTTAGTACTACTTTTTTCTTCTATTGTTTATAGGTGGTCCTAGTGGATCGGGAAAGACAAGTTTAGCTCAGAAGATGGCAAATATAATTGGCTGTGAAGTTGTAAGCTTGGAAAGTTATTACAAGCCTGAACAAGTGAGAGATTACAAGTATGATGATTACAGCTCATTGGACATTGCTTTGCTGACTAAGGTGATATATCCTTTTCATTTCCTATGCTAACTTATGCTTCAAATGCTTCCAGATTTCTGAACAGGCGAGATTAATCAAAACTAGTTTATCGAAAACTGATGGTTAGACAGTTATCTCTTGGTATCAACGTAACTGGCATACTTGTCATTGACACTATGGTATTTTGAAAGTGTGGCAGTTAATTATAGGAGACCCCTAGTTACACGCTTAGAGTATATTTTATTCTTGGTTAGTATAGGCCTGCAGCTTTATCATTTATCCATAGTTGCTCACTGAGTCGCTGTTTGGTTTGCACCCTACTCTGTCTGTTTCACAACGTGAGTCTTTTTCCATGGGATTCACCGttccaaaatgtctattgaggAGATCTAGAATGTTGTTGAAACTTGAAAGTTTCCATCTTCCACCCCTAAAATTTTTGTGATGTGAAGGGGGTTTAGTGGTTGTAGCAGAGAATTTAGAGAGAATTTAATAAGGGGCATGTAAAGTCATTTTCTTTGATGTAGTGCCTCCTTGGTCTCTGCTGATGGCTTTGCACTTATATTATGAAATGGAGGGTAATTTTGTATAGTTTAAGATGTTAATTCATGATCTGAGCAACTATATTGATGATTAGTTAGTTACTGtctgtaactattgttgtaacaCAGAACATTATGGAAATCAGAAATAGCCATAAGGCGGAAGTTCCTTGCTTCGACTTTGAAAATTTCAGCAGAAAGGGGTTCAAGGAGCTTCAAGTCTCTGAGGAAAGTGGAGTGGTAAAGTATATATCCATCCAACCGTCTCATCGAGTACATTTTGCTAATATTTCAACTGGGCTAGTTTTCTATTCTTGCATGATACACTTTTTGAAAAATTGTCGTCATATTGGAAGTAtaggttttttttttgaaagctaAGTATAGGGTATTCGTTGTAATATCTTCTTAATATGCAATTGGATACCTCTGTTTGAATGGTTGCATGCTAATTTTATGATATGCTTGATAGACAGATTAATAAAATGAAAGTCTGAGAGAAAATTGATGTATTTATTCTTGTAAAAGGCGCGTCTGCTCAGTGCCCCCCTAGTGTGAGTGTGATGGTGTGAGTGGCTGGGTGTGTGCGTATGGTGGGtttatttttttttgctttGTAGGGGCTCTTTACCCCCTTCTTTTCACCTTCTTAATATAAGGATACGCAGCTCTCCTgtgtgttcgagaaaaaaaagaaaattgaCATATTTGTATTTAAATGAATGGAGGCACTGGAGTAGAATATGTGAGATAATCCAtgagttttgttttgttttgacCAGTAGGGTCAGATATACTTTGCTTAGCCATTAAGTTATAGGTAGCTGTTGACAGCTGCTAGTAGCAGTAAATTTGGATTTTGCTTTAGCTGACATAATGTCGGTACTGTAGCGGTACTGTAGCACCGACCTAAAATTCCTATAAAAGGACATGTACCCCTCATGTGTATCCAAGCTTGTGTAATATAGAAATATACATTGTTAGCTTCACTCCACAAAACCACTCCTCTCATGTCTCTCTCCTGTTCTTAACAGAACAGAAGTGATCCTACGTTAAAGAATCTAACAGAATACGGTTGAATTTTGATACTATTGTCTACCAAATATTTTATATGCAATCGTTTGGTATTTATTACATTCTGCAATGCTTAGCTCTCTTGGATAAGTAGTGATCGTTTCTTGACTTCTTTCGGATACCAGGTAATCTTTGAAGGTGTCTATACTTTACATCCTGCTATAAGGAAATTGCTGGATTTGTGGATTGCAGTTGTAAGCTCCTTACTTTCATAACTTCAATCATTTGTACTCTGGTTCCATCGTCTTCCTACTTCGTCATAAATAATTGTTTGGATATTAACATATTCCCTTGCATTAGGTTGGTGGAGTTCATTCACACCTTATCGCAAGAATACAGAGAGACAAGAATCGTGCTGGCTTTTCTATTTCCCAGACTGAAATCATGACCACCGTGTTTCCACTGTTTCAGCAATACATCGAACCACATCTTGTCCATGCTCATGTTGGTACAGAAAACATAATTGTTGACCTATTTGATTATTTTCCCATTATACAATTGTCCATTGTCTTGTTCGTATTATGCATTCAGTAATTTATGTGTACTTATGCATTTTTCTTCTGTACTTGCTTGGCAGCTTAAGATTCAGAATGATTTTGATCCTGTGCTCTCTCCTGAAAGCTCACTTTTTGTGTTAAAAAGTAAAAAACAGGTAAACATACAACTTCATATTCCCACTTTTCCAGTGTTCACCCCTGGGCGATAGGTGATAGTTGGGAGGCAGATCAATTCCTTGTACCTAATGGGTGATTTGGTACGCCGAGGTGACTGCCTTGTACATGTAATAGCTGCCTAGGATGGATAAATCGGTTAGGTGGGGTTTTGTCACTGAGCACCTAGGCAGCCGCCTAGGACAACACTGTACATTCCATGTTTTGGGTAGTGTTGAGTTTTTGCTCCCTTTGTCAGGTGTCCTATCAAGACATACTGAAGGTACTAGATGCTAGTAAAGTCTGCAGTTCTGTCCAGAACTTTACTGATGTGTACTTAAGGCTTCCTGGCGTACCATCTAATGGACAGCTCACAGAAGGCGAGTGTATCCGGGTCAGAATTTGTGAAGGAAGATTTGCATTGTTAATACGAGAGGTTTGCAAACTTATCATCTTATTTCATTTATGTTTCTTTGACACGAGTCAGTAACTTGTTGCCCTTTCTCTTCCCTTCTATATATGCTAGCCTATACGGGAAGGAAATTTTATTATCCAACCAAAGGTTGATTTTGATATCAGTGCCAGCATTGTCGCAGGACTTCTTAAGCTTGGGTAAGTGGTGAACCTGTTTGGTGTCTATCCTTTTCACTTGTTTTGAGAAAAATGTACtgggcatttcttcatctgAGAGCTGTTGCAAGTAAACATCAAAATTGACTCCTTTTTTTTCCTCAAGCGCACAGGATAACTTTAGATATTGACTAATGTGTTTCTTCTTCCCTTCAATGTGTGCTAACCTATACAGGAAA
The sequence above is drawn from the Panicum hallii strain FIL2 chromosome 7, PHallii_v3.1, whole genome shotgun sequence genome and encodes:
- the LOC112899620 gene encoding uncharacterized protein LOC112899620 isoform X2 encodes the protein MDADLVQRCLEAGGRDLLFHHPSSPPSPTSASAAASSSILQSLPLHSFDRGYYLLVKAIQELRARKDGHVVTVGIGGPTGSGKTSLAEKVASVLGCVVIVSMEDYRTGAGGDDGNSDIDAIDFEALARNLQDLVKGKDTMVPLVDFQEKKRTGWRQLKISSSGVVIVDGAYALHSTLRSLLDIRVAVVGGVHFSLLSKVQHDIGDSCSLDYLIDSIFPLFRKHIEPDLHHAQIRIDNSFVCSFREPYYKLKCKNESPDGTKFYSFDQNKAETENFIEMYLRPPFTSEEMKIDDWIKVRQCGIRYYLSLGDQRIVDKYFIIRPKAEFEVGRTTLGGLLALGYSVVVSFKRTSTSVNRDQLLIAAETIDTLNETFLVLKGPSRKIVAAEASKLGIKGPWITKSYLEMILDSKGVPRLNTPPPVSSTLLTESQEKKIAAPKPIRVSAENVTNLDDLMQPWTRSPPKKLEQEHILAKWQFIPDSSSRCNVQLAPLPDSYDLDRGLLLSVQAIQALLENKGYPVIVGIGGPSGSGKTSLAQKMANIIGCEVVSLESYYKPEQVRDYKYDDYSSLDIALLTKNIMEIRNSHKAEVPCFDFENFSRKGFKELQVSEESGVVIFEGVYTLHPAIRKLLDLWIAVVGGVHSHLIARIQRDKNRAGFSISQTEIMTTVFPLFQQYIEPHLVHAHLKIQNDFDPVLSPESSLFVLKSKKQVSYQDILKVLDASKVCSSVQNFTDVYLRLPGVPSNGQLTEGECIRVRICEGRFALLIREPIREGNFIIQPKVDFDISASIVAGLLKLGYQAVAYIEASAVIYQDGKILIEVDHLQGVATPYLQIKGTNKDIVSSAGSALSLDGSYTTKSYLQIILESLPADENVSVGIHNQQAARLQELVEFIQSQGGSFNSDSSSPMREISSTDSVLDDMQSRIRKLERWNTINMVLWTILLSALVGYSLYQKRRH
- the LOC112899620 gene encoding uncharacterized protein LOC112899620 isoform X1, encoding MDADLVQRCLEAGGRDLLFHHPSSPPSPTSASAAASSSILQSLPLHVSFDRGYYLLVKAIQELRARKDGHVVTVGIGGPTGSGKTSLAEKVASVLGCVVIVSMEDYRTGAGGDDGNSDIDAIDFEALARNLQDLVKGKDTMVPLVDFQEKKRTGWRQLKISSSGVVIVDGAYALHSTLRSLLDIRVAVVGGVHFSLLSKVQHDIGDSCSLDYLIDSIFPLFRKHIEPDLHHAQIRIDNSFVCSFREPYYKLKCKNESPDGTKFYSFDQNKAETENFIEMYLRPPFTSEEMKIDDWIKVRQCGIRYYLSLGDQRIVDKYFIIRPKAEFEVGRTTLGGLLALGYSVVVSFKRTSTSVNRDQLLIAAETIDTLNETFLVLKGPSRKIVAAEASKLGIKGPWITKSYLEMILDSKGVPRLNTPPPVSSTLLTESQEKKIAAPKPIRVSAENVTNLDDLMQPWTRSPPKKLEQEHILAKWQFIPDSSSRCNVQLAPLPDSYDLDRGLLLSVQAIQALLENKGYPVIVGIGGPSGSGKTSLAQKMANIIGCEVVSLESYYKPEQVRDYKYDDYSSLDIALLTKNIMEIRNSHKAEVPCFDFENFSRKGFKELQVSEESGVVIFEGVYTLHPAIRKLLDLWIAVVGGVHSHLIARIQRDKNRAGFSISQTEIMTTVFPLFQQYIEPHLVHAHLKIQNDFDPVLSPESSLFVLKSKKQVSYQDILKVLDASKVCSSVQNFTDVYLRLPGVPSNGQLTEGECIRVRICEGRFALLIREPIREGNFIIQPKVDFDISASIVAGLLKLGYQAVAYIEASAVIYQDGKILIEVDHLQGVATPYLQIKGTNKDIVSSAGSALSLDGSYTTKSYLQIILESLPADENVSVGIHNQQAARLQELVEFIQSQGGSFNSDSSSPMREISSTDSVLDDMQSRIRKLERWNTINMVLWTILLSALVGYSLYQKRRH
- the LOC112899620 gene encoding uridine-cytidine kinase D isoform X3 encodes the protein MVGGVHFSLLSKVQHDIGDSCSLDYLIDSIFPLFRKHIEPDLHHAQIRIDNSFVCSFREPYYKLKCKNESPDGTKFYSFDQNKAETENFIEMYLRPPFTSEEMKIDDWIKVRQCGIRYYLSLGDQRIVDKYFIIRPKAEFEVGRTTLGGLLALGYSVVVSFKRTSTSVNRDQLLIAAETIDTLNETFLVLKGPSRKIVAAEASKLGIKGPWITKSYLEMILDSKGVPRLNTPPPVSSTLLTESQEKKIAAPKPIRVSAENVTNLDDLMQPWTRSPPKKLEQEHILAKWQFIPDSSSRCNVQLAPLPDSYDLDRGLLLSVQAIQALLENKGYPVIVGIGGPSGSGKTSLAQKMANIIGCEVVSLESYYKPEQVRDYKYDDYSSLDIALLTKNIMEIRNSHKAEVPCFDFENFSRKGFKELQVSEESGVVIFEGVYTLHPAIRKLLDLWIAVVGGVHSHLIARIQRDKNRAGFSISQTEIMTTVFPLFQQYIEPHLVHAHLKIQNDFDPVLSPESSLFVLKSKKQVSYQDILKVLDASKVCSSVQNFTDVYLRLPGVPSNGQLTEGECIRVRICEGRFALLIREPIREGNFIIQPKVDFDISASIVAGLLKLGYQAVAYIEASAVIYQDGKILIEVDHLQGVATPYLQIKGTNKDIVSSAGSALSLDGSYTTKSYLQIILESLPADENVSVGIHNQQAARLQELVEFIQSQGGSFNSDSSSPMREISSTDSVLDDMQSRIRKLERWNTINMVLWTILLSALVGYSLYQKRRH